Proteins encoded by one window of Salvia splendens isolate huo1 chromosome 7, SspV2, whole genome shotgun sequence:
- the LOC121811692 gene encoding uncharacterized protein LOC121811692, which translates to MTNASEDFKFTLKVMIDEKKKKVLFAESDCQFVDILLSFLTLPMGRIVKVLNDHFGQKAPAIGSLTNLYHSLACADNADFVSNDAKNLLLNPRSPFEVECGMLKLSLTDFQPTKYFHCGPCSFGTHSVSIYYDQADCLIHTVYGRTTTTTDEPKKVAKAAFEGVFAADRASFIISDDLRIFPSAMGIFQIASVLGIANMDKAESIDVNIGLKEILTLLKLCFISATPLADLVLNKTSLALAPEPKTLVNHTEFQEKLGSKKMVLKMVVQKSKCKLLYALAEDDFVEFLFSLLIIPLGGVGHLLAGKTCIKGIDILQRSVADLADKYFKSPSMKNRLMKPSLVHGSVFENYILPLDQQCMTRDELRKFKFSSLKFPKGQGRYLARPIAYMVMDDLTMNPLCIHSTISFLREKNIPMSDVEEVEVQVGLKEALCILKAALTSTSVLTDALLNSVLIKKREIKTGFKENSNKRVKQEV; encoded by the exons ATGACTAATGCTAGCGAGGATTTCAAGTTCACCTTGAAAGTGATGATCGACGAGAAGAAAAAGAAGGTGCTCTTTGCAGAATCCGACTGCCAATTTGTAGACATTCTGCTGAGCTTCTTGACTTTGCCTATGGGAAGAATTGTCAAAGTCCTGAACGACCACTTTGGCCAGAAGGCGCCCGCCATTGGAAGCCTGACCAATTTGTACCACAGCTTAGCATGTGCTGACAATGCCGACTTCGTGTCAAACGATGCTAAGAACCTCCTGCTCAATCCAAGAAGTCCATTTGAAGTTGAATGCGGAATGCTAAAGCTGAGTCTCACTGATTTTCAGCCTACTAAATATTTTCATTGTGGCCCCTGCAGTTTTGGGACTCATAGTGTAAGCATATACTATGATCAAGCTGATTGCCTTATACACACAGTATATGGTCGTACAACTACAACAACAGACGAACCTAAAAAAGTGGCTAAAGCTGCTTTTGAAGGAGTTTTCGCTGCGGACAGGGCTTCTTTCATCATCTCTGATGATCTGCGGATATTTCCCAGTGCTATGGGTATCTTTCAAATCGCCAGCGTTCTTGGCATTGCAAACATGGACAAGGCTGAGTCGATTGATGTGAATATAGGTTTGAAGGAG ATCTTGACTTTGCTGAAGCTGTGCTTCATCTCTGCAACTCCATTGGCGGATCTCGTGCTAAACAAAACAAGTTTGGCTCTTGCTCCCGAGCCAAAGACATTGGTTAATCATACTGAATTTCAAGAGAAGTTAGGGTCTAAGAAGATGGTTTTGAAAATGGTGGTGCAAAAGTCTAAATGCAAGTTATTGTATGCTCTAGCTGAGGATGATTTTGTTGAATTTCTCTTCAGTTTATTAATCATCCCACTGGGAGGAGTTGGGCATCTTCTTGCTGGTAAGACGTGTATAAAGGGTATAGATATCTTGCAACGGAGCGTAGCTGATCTGGCTGACAAGTATTTCAAGAGTCCGTCTATGAAAAATAGACTAATGAAACCTAGTCTTGTTCATGGTTCTGTTTTCGAGAACTACATTCTTCCCCTTGATCAACAATGCATGACTCGTGATGAACTTAGAAAGTTCAAATTTTCTTCCCTTAAGTTTCCGAAAGGGCAGGGTAGATATCTCGCTAGGCCAATAGCTTATATGGTGATGGATGATCTAACGATGAATCCTTTATGTATCCATTCGACCATTTCCTTTCTACGTGAGAAGAATATCCCTATGTCTGATGTCGAAGAAGTAGAGGTGCAAGTCGGATTGAAAGAG GCCTTATGCATACTGAAAGCGGCTCTTACGTCCACATCTGTTCTCACTGATGCTCTGCTCAATTCCGTGCTGATCAAAAAAAGGGAGATTAAAACAGGATTCAAAGAG AATTCCAACAAACGGGTGAAGCAAGAAGTCTGA